The following are encoded in a window of Spea bombifrons isolate aSpeBom1 chromosome 2, aSpeBom1.2.pri, whole genome shotgun sequence genomic DNA:
- the LOC128475415 gene encoding butyrophilin subfamily 3 member A2-like, protein MERIVIVGHLMNNKSESSGHRRNGPSFSFSFRSGEDPSISAMERLFRVSGSLLLLLTSMLSEASVQNASFYESVVLPCEFPFVSGRDDLQVSWFFVKDVNEEPLVVHSLINGQDRSEAQSSQFRGRTSIPGLSNGKLDLTLERVDFSDEGVYTCSAATTKGHGDIETRLRINRLEADDPAVVLRYVDGQRQLKCTATGWFKDPRVQWRNRDHEDLSEYARTSVSDLPDGRQTVESVLESNVEENVHYFCQIKEGRLKRSVRAVISDGNHAVTLKDEI, encoded by the exons ATGGAAAGAATTGTGATTGTCGGACATTTAATGAATAACAAAAGTGAAAGTTCTGGGCATAGAAGAAATGGACCTTCTTTCTCTTTCAGCTTTAGGTCAGGAGAAGACCCGTCCATCAGTGCAATGGAGCGTCTTTTCAGG GTTTCTGGAAGCCTTCTGCTGCTGTTGACCAGCATGCTGTCCGAAG CTTCCGTGCAAAATGCCTCCTTTTACGAAAGCGTCGTCCTCCCGTGTGAATTCCCCTTCGTGTCGGGGAGAGATGATCTGCAGGTTTCATGGTTCTTCGTGAAAGATGTCAATGAGGAGCCCTTAGTGGTTCACAGCCTCATCAACGGGCAAGACAGGTCGGAAGCCCAGTCTTCTCAGTTCCGGGGTCGCACCTCGATACCTGGACTGTCTAACGGGAAGCTGGACCTCACTCTGGAGCGCGTGGACTTCAGTGACGAAGGCGTTTATACCTGCTCTGCGGCCACCACAAAGGGACACGGTGATATTGAGACGAGACTGAGGATAAACA GATTAGAGGCGGATGACCCAGCGGTTGTGCTGAGGTATGTCGATGGCCAGAGGCAGCTGAAATGTACCGCCACCGGCTGGTTTAAGGATCCTCGCGTTCAGTGGAGAAACAGAGATCACGAAGACTTATCCGAATACGCAAGAACCAGCGTGAGCGACCTCCCCGACGGGAGACAGACGGTGGAGTCTGTGTTAGAGAGCAACGTGGAGGAAAACGTCCATTACTTCTGCCAAATCAAGGAGGGGAGGCTGAAGAGGTCTGTCCGGGCCGTGATCTCAG ATGGGAATCACGCGGTCACGCTGAAAGATGAGATTTGA